The Chitinivorax sp. PXF-14 genome has a window encoding:
- a CDS encoding YkgJ family cysteine cluster protein, which yields MNLSTPGASVTAAACRPGCGACCIAPSISSPIPGMPHGKPAGVRCIQLDDAQRCRIFGDPRRPAVCASLIPAAEMCGTDRVHALRWLSELETLTR from the coding sequence GTGAACCTAAGCACCCCCGGCGCCAGCGTGACGGCGGCAGCCTGCCGCCCCGGCTGCGGTGCCTGCTGCATCGCGCCGTCGATCTCCAGCCCCATCCCCGGCATGCCGCACGGCAAGCCGGCCGGGGTGCGCTGCATCCAGCTCGATGACGCGCAGCGCTGCCGGATTTTCGGCGATCCGCGCCGGCCGGCCGTGTGCGCGAGCCTGATACCCGCCGCCGAGATGTGCGGCACCGACCGGGTTCACGCCTTGCGCTGGCTCTCCGAGCTGGAAACGCTGACCCGCTGA
- a CDS encoding YecA family protein produces MNLPNLDDSQRQQLDDLLQEAVRRALKQADAQPLIDWMVADGYRAWLPLLGDTVDASTDPRPVQALARAIWNATPLPDNRYRPRTLAKPERNAPCYCGSGKKFKQCCSAFADLDKQLGPLGDLLGQVLAVLPKTQLKGLPIEQIGVERLATAAGELLDAGEAERVTLVLEPLFAGAIKLDDRAEMGFDLLMDAYQELGKPKKRAQLLDLAKQSAERVLRAAAWQRQATIDADAGDFAAAWQAFEQATRELPDHPELGRLEVLLLLVEGRKDEAAARGQHWIGHYRRMGGYDDLADMLQDMIDHADEVRAAMGAGPSPYDALAEQLGQLPAPQSHYALTVANGDAGGLQPDAALASLHAQWLRAFYGDDPDARWSPDNYELAFDRADQWVPWLAAHPEAWNSFEVIDDVAQLGFWLVEEDQDWLPDVLMPLYRHGVALLRAVLAANRAEGCRLEWGWLENRAALRAVQNYAWLLVQEAEDGDEAQQLLEWLLNTLNPDDNQGIRYVLCRLYLASGQIEAALALCTAHADEASAELAFGRVLALAQLGRDAEAAAALQAAKQDWPKVWTMLTAAKPRKPKLDPEHVSIGGDDEAWLYRERYLPLWRDGGVLARLSA; encoded by the coding sequence ATGAACCTGCCCAATCTCGACGATTCCCAACGCCAACAACTCGATGACCTGCTGCAAGAGGCCGTCAGACGAGCCCTCAAACAAGCGGATGCACAGCCGCTGATCGACTGGATGGTGGCCGATGGCTATCGCGCCTGGCTGCCGCTGCTCGGCGACACCGTCGATGCCAGCACCGACCCGCGCCCGGTGCAGGCCCTGGCACGCGCGATCTGGAACGCCACGCCGCTGCCCGACAACCGCTATCGCCCGCGCACGCTGGCCAAGCCGGAACGTAACGCGCCGTGTTATTGCGGCTCGGGCAAGAAATTCAAGCAGTGCTGCAGCGCGTTTGCCGATCTCGACAAGCAGCTCGGCCCGCTGGGCGACCTGCTCGGACAGGTATTGGCCGTGCTGCCCAAGACGCAGCTGAAGGGCCTGCCGATCGAGCAGATCGGCGTCGAACGCCTGGCCACGGCGGCCGGCGAGCTGCTGGACGCAGGTGAGGCCGAGCGCGTGACGCTGGTGCTGGAGCCCCTGTTTGCCGGTGCGATCAAGCTCGACGACCGTGCCGAAATGGGTTTCGACCTGCTGATGGACGCCTATCAAGAGCTGGGCAAGCCGAAGAAACGCGCACAGCTGCTCGACCTCGCCAAACAGTCCGCCGAGCGCGTGCTGCGTGCCGCCGCGTGGCAGCGCCAGGCGACCATCGACGCCGACGCCGGCGACTTTGCCGCCGCCTGGCAGGCATTCGAGCAAGCGACGCGCGAGTTGCCCGATCATCCCGAACTCGGTCGCCTCGAAGTCCTGCTGCTGCTCGTCGAGGGCCGCAAGGACGAGGCCGCCGCCCGTGGCCAGCACTGGATCGGCCACTACCGCCGCATGGGCGGCTACGACGACCTGGCCGACATGCTGCAGGACATGATCGACCACGCGGACGAGGTGCGTGCCGCAATGGGTGCCGGCCCTTCGCCCTACGATGCGCTGGCCGAACAGCTCGGCCAGCTGCCTGCGCCGCAGAGCCACTATGCCCTGACCGTCGCCAACGGCGACGCTGGCGGCCTGCAGCCCGATGCGGCACTGGCCTCGCTGCATGCGCAATGGCTGCGCGCATTCTACGGTGACGACCCCGACGCCCGCTGGTCACCCGACAACTACGAACTGGCGTTCGATCGAGCCGACCAGTGGGTGCCCTGGCTCGCCGCCCATCCCGAGGCCTGGAACAGCTTCGAGGTGATCGACGACGTGGCGCAGCTCGGCTTCTGGCTGGTCGAGGAAGACCAGGACTGGCTGCCCGACGTGCTGATGCCGCTGTATCGCCATGGCGTGGCGCTGCTGCGCGCGGTGCTCGCGGCGAACCGGGCCGAGGGCTGCCGGCTCGAATGGGGCTGGCTGGAGAACCGTGCTGCGCTGCGTGCCGTGCAGAACTACGCATGGCTTCTGGTGCAGGAAGCCGAAGACGGCGACGAGGCGCAGCAGCTGCTCGAATGGCTGCTCAATACGTTGAACCCGGACGACAACCAGGGCATTCGCTACGTGCTGTGCCGGCTCTACCTCGCGAGCGGGCAGATCGAGGCCGCGCTGGCGCTGTGCACCGCCCATGCGGATGAGGCTTCCGCCGAGCTGGCCTTCGGCCGCGTGCTGGCGCTGGCCCAGCTCGGGCGCGATGCCGAGGCCGCAGCAGCGCTGCAGGCTGCAAAGCAGGACTGGCCCAAGGTATGGACGATGCTCACGGCGGCCAAGCCGCGCAAGCCCAAGCTCGATCCGGAACATGTCAGCATCGGCGGCGACGACGAGGCCTGGCTCTACCGCGAGCGCTACCTGCCGCTGTGGCGCGACGGTGGCGTGCTGGCCAGGTTGAGCGCGTGA